The stretch of DNA GCCGTCCCGGGGACGATCGTCGATACCACAATTCGCGTCACGAATATCGGGACGAACTCAACGACGATCTATTCCGTCACGGCCATGGCGGGTCGGCTGGACATATCCGGCACCACACCAGTGACGCTTCCCGCCGGGACCTATCAGGATTATGTCGTCAGTTATGACGCCAGCGGCGCCTCTGGCGCCTGCGACGTCGGTCAGATCCTCGATGAAATTCGGTTTGTCACCGATGACACCGAGTTACCGGAGAAATATATCCCGGTGGCGATCAACGTCGTCTACTCGCAACCGAGCGTCAGCAGCAACAGCTTTGGCAGTAACTGCCTGACGTTCACTGTTCCGAATACGCCCGGATTCGGTAATCAGGCGCTGCAGGCGTTGTACAACGACCTCCTCGGCAATGTCGTGTTTGATGCCAGCCTTCTGGTCGGCACGGTTGATGGAACCGACACCGTGGTCTACCAGGACAATTACAACCAGGCCGATTTCGCCGTGGTTGACGGTTTTGCCGATAGTTCCGATGCACTCGGGCGAACACTCCAGAGCCTTCGGTTTGCAACCAACGATGGGCGAATTTACGGGGATGTCACCTACTACTATGGCTGGAATTCGCAGGGCGTAGACAGCTGCGCGCAGGTGGTGGCAATCTACAAGTTGCGAAACATCTGTGATACCGCGTTGACAGTAGCGGTTGGTGTCTTCGCAGATTTCGATGTTGACGACTACACGATCAACAACGGCGTTGCTGATGCTGCGCCCAACGCCATCGAAGTTGCGTCCACACTTGATGAGAATCGAGTGGTGGCACTGGCCAGTCTCGCCTCGTCAGCGCTGACTCCACGTATGCGCGTTATATCCAATGCCAGTCTCATCTATCCGACCTCGAGCCTGCCGGACCGCACGGCATACCGCGAGTTGGTCGCCGGCAACAGCGGTAATGAGTTCGCCGTGGACGTGTCGGCACTGCTGTCGTTTGGTAAGTTGAGCCTGCCGACTAACGGGGAGATCACGATTCCTGTCGCTTTCTTGCTGTCCAGTAACGGCGACACCCCATTTGCCGGGTTGATTTCTACGCTTAAGAGCATGCTTTCCGGCGGTAGTGCGAGCTGCGGGGACGCCGATGCCAACGGCATCGTCAACATCTCCGATGCGGTTTACCTGATCAATTACATTTTCGCCGGCGGACCGGCACCCATACCGCTCGACATGGGAGATGTTGACTGCAACGGGCATGTCACGATTTCCGACATCGTCTACATGGTCAACTACATCTTCAAGGGCGGTCCATCACCGTGTCAGTTTTGCCCGTAGCGGTCGCAGCTATTTGACATCAGCCTTGATCTGCAGCTGCAACTGGGCCGGTGCAACACCCGCCTCCAGTTCGAGCAGATATTTCTTTCGCCAGATTCCGCCGCCGTAGCCATGGAGCTTGCCAGCGGCATCGATCACGCGGTGGCAGGGGATCACGATGCTCAGGAAATTGGCGCCGTTGGCGCGGCCGACAGCGCGCTGAGCGCCGGGACGGCCGAGACGTTCAGCCATTTCACCGTATGTGCGCGTCTTCCCGTACGGAATTCGCTGCAGTTCTCTCCAAACCTGCCTCTCAAACGGGGTACCGGTAACATCAATCGGCACGGTGAAAGTGGTCAGTTTGCCTTCGAAATAGCGTGCCAGTTCTTTCTCCAGCTTGTCAAGATGCTGATGGTCGCCGGGCTGGGTGCCACGGCGAAAACGTTTGGCGACGCGATCGAGAATGCGCTCGATACCGCCGCGGTCTTGCCATTCAAGGAAGCAGATCCCGTCACCGGTCGTGCCGGCGATCATCGTCCCCAGCGGGCTGGGGAGATCGCGGTAGAGGATATTAGTTGCTGACATAGAACGCTCCCGGCGGTTTGCCGAATTGTTTTGCGAACGCCTCGCGGAAGCCGGAGGCGGATTCATAGCCGCAGGCGAAAGCGGCGTCCAGATAACTGTGGCCGTGCTCAATCAATTCGCGTGCGAAATTGAGACGCGTACGGCGGTGAAACGCCAGCGGCGTGGTCTGCAGGTGCTGCCTGAAATAGCGGCGAATGGTCGAAATGTCGACACCGGAGAGACGAATCAAAGCTAACTCGTCCAAGCGCACCTGGCGGTGGCGGCGCATGTGCTCAAGCACCTGATGGAGCCATGGCGGAAGCGTGTCGGGAAAGCGCTCGGCCCGACATCGTTTGCAGGCGCGCAGGCCGGCGGCGATCGCTTCCTCACGGGTGGAATAGAACGATACGTTTTTCAGCAGCGGCTTCTTCGCCTTGCACGACGGCAAACAATAGATGCCGGTCGAGTGGACACCGACATAGAATGTGCCATCGAAGCGGCGATCTTTGTGCATCATCGCGTCGACCATCTGCTGATACTTGAGCCGGTTCATGTGTCTAATAAAACCGTCGAGACGAATTCGGTCTACCGAATTTCGAGAAAGGAATTCTTGCTTACGAGTTCTGTAGCAGATAGTACGCAGCGGCGGGCAGTCAGAGCAGCGGATTTCGCAGCCCTCGGCGGGCGAAAAAAGCCGTCTCATCGGTTGACAAGCGCCCCGCGATTCATATCTTGTCTGTCCGAATCTGGGGGTGTAGCTCAGTGGTAGAGCATGTGCCTTTTAAGCACAGGGCCGATGGTTCGATCCCATCCACCCTCATGGAATTTGACATAGCCGTTTGAATGCACCATTAGCTCAGTTGGTAGAGCAGCTGACTCTTAATCAGCGGGCCGTAGGTTCGAGTCCTACATGGTGCATTTTTTATTGGCCGAAGCGAAGGCGGTATTGAGCGGACATGGAAATCCTGCAGACGATTTTTGACTGGGTGGTGCATCTCGACCGGCATCTGGCGGAACTGATCGCCCAGTATGGCCTATGGGTCTATCTGATCCTCTTTACGGTGATCTTCTGCGAAACCGGTCTGGTCGTAGCGCCGTTTCTTCCCGGTGATTCCCTGCTGTTTGCGACCGGTGCGCTGGCCGCGACCGGCGCGCTCAACCCCCATCTGGCCTTCGTGATTTTGGCCAGTGCCAGCGTGCTCGGCGACAACACGAACTACACCTTCGGGCGTTTCATTGGGCCGCGGGCATTTTCCGGCAATCACCGGTTCTTGAAGAAGCAATATCTTGAGAAGACGCAGTCGTTTTATGCCAAGTATGGCGGGCGGACGGTGATTATCGGGCGATTCCTCCCGATTATTCGCACGTTTGCGCCGTTCGTGGCCGGAGTCGCCGCCATGAGCCGCGCCAAGTACGTTCCGTACACGATCATCGGCGCCATTTTCTGGGTCGGCCTCTTTCTCTATTCGGGATACTTCTTCGGGAATCTACCGTTCGTGAAGAACAACTTCGCGCTGGTGATTGTCGTGATCATTTTGATCTCGGCGATGCCGGCGATCGTCGAGGTTCTGCGGAGTTGGCGGAAAAAATCGGCTTGATCCGCACTCGGGCCGGCCGCCAAACATTTCCATTGGGCTGACTGCCACGATTCATTAAGTTTATGGCCATGCGCTGGATCATGGCTTCACTGCTGATTCTTCTCGCATCCGCGTGCACCGTGCGTAAGCCGACGGAACGCGCGCCGGTTCTGGCCGTATATTCGCATACATCCGCTGCACAGGTTGTCGGCGCACTCATGGCCATTCTCGCCGAAGAGAGGATACCGGTGTCGGCGCGCTCAACCGGCGGAGCAACGATTGTTACCGACAGCTTCGAAGTGCTGCCCGAATATTGCGATTGCGGCCGGAACTTCTTCGGCGCCGAATACCCGGGGATCCGGCGGGGCCAGATGAAATTCACGGTCGCCGACGGCGGCACCGCCCGCGTTAAGATCGAGTTCGCGACTCTGCTGACAATAACGGCCAACAACAAGCACGTGCATTGTACTTCGTTCGGGATTCTCGAGGAGAAGCTGTTGAAGCGACTGGAAGGGCGGCTGGGAACGGCGAGGTTGAATGCGCAAAATTGACGTGCGCCAAGGCGGCCTGGTCGAAAAGGCCGCCGTCCACTGCTTTGCGATATTCAAGCTGGCCTTCGATGCCGTGGGCTACATGTTCCGGCGGCCGTTCTATCCGAAGACGATCATCGAGCAGATGTACCAGATCGGCGTGCGTTCGCTCTCGATCGTGCTGCTGACCTGCTTCTTCACCGGCATGGTGCTGGCCTTGCAGACCGGCTATCAGATTGCGCGGTTTGGCGCCAAGGTTTACATCGGCGTCGTGGTGGCACTATCGCTGGTGCGCGAACTGGGGCCGGTGCTGACCGCCCTGGTGGTAGCGGGCCGCGTCGGCGCCGGGATCGCCGCCGAGCTGGGCTCGATGCAGGTGACCGAACAGATTGATGCCATGCGCGCGATGGCGACGAATCCGGTCAAGAAGCTGGTGACCACCCGCCTGATCGCGCTGCTGGTTATGCTGCCGATCCTGACCGTTTTTGGTGATCTCATCGGCATCGTCGGCGGCATGCTGATTTCGCTCTATTCGTTGGGTCTGGACTTCAGCTTTTATAAGTCCACCACCATTCAGGCGTTGTCACTTCAGGATGTTTTCACCGGGATGGTGAAACCGGTGGTTTTTGGCTTCATTATCGCCATCGTTGGTTGTCATCTCGGCTTGTCGACCACCGGCGGCACGGAGGGTGTCGGCAAATCGACGACCATGTCGGTCGTCACTTCCTCCATTCTGATCTTTCTGTTTGACTTCCTCCTTGTTAAGATTTTCTTCTTAATCTTCGAGACCGGATAGGACGCACGATTGATTAAGCTAAAGAACATTCACAAGCGCTTCGGCAGTCTGGAGGTTCTCAGGGGTGTCAATCTGGCGATCGGCGAAGGCCAGACGGTCGTGATTCTCGGCAAGTCGGGCTGCGGCAAGAGCGTACTGCTCAAACTGATCCTGCGGCTGATTTCGGCCGACAGCGGAACGATCGTTATCGACGATCAGGACACGACTGGATTTTCGGAAGAAGCGATGGTACCGGTGCGCAAGAAGATGGGTATGCTGTTTCAATCCGCGGCGCTGTTTGATTCGGTTAACGTCAAGGAAAACGTCGCCTACATGCTGCGCGAACACTCGGCGATGACCGAGCGGGAGATCGATGAACGGGTGGAAGAAGTCCTCTCGTTCGTGCAATTGTCCGGCGTGCAGAACAAGATGCCTTCGGACTTGTCCGGCGGCATGAAGAAGCGGGTGGCGCTGGCGCGCGCGCTGGCGTTTCGGCCGCGCTATTTGTTGTATGACGAGCCGACCACCGGACTTGACCCGATGACCGCCAAGGCCATCAACGAGCTGATCCGCAACACCCAGGAGACCCTCGATGTGACCTCGATTGTGGTCACGCACGATCTGATTTCGGCCTTTTATGTCGGCGACCGCTTTGCCCTGATTCGGGACGGCGTCGCCGCGTTCGACGGTACGCCGGCGGAGTTCAAAGCTTCGACCGATCCGTTCATCGTGGAGTACCTCGCCGCCGCGCAGGAGTATCACTAATGACGCGCGAAGTCAAGGTGGGATTGACCATCATTCTTGCCTCTTTGTTCTTGGTAATCGCAGTGTTTACGATCGGCGATCAGGAGGGCGTCTGGAAATCCAAGTACCAGCTGCGGCTGAAGTACGACGATGTCATCGGCCTGCTGCCGGGCTCACCGGTGCGACTGTCGGGATTGCGCGTCGGCACCGTCAAAGAGATCTACTTCTCTGAGACCGATCCGGGCAGACTCGAGGTGAAACTGAGCATCGACAAGTCGGTGCAGCGGTTTATCCGCTCCGATTCACGCGCCTTGATCGGAACGATGGGGTTGCTCGGCGACAAGACGATTGAGATCTCGTCCGGCTCCGATACCGCCCGCGTGCTCAATGAGGATGAATATCTGCTCCCCGGTCGGTCATCGTCGATCGAAGCGATCATCGCAGAAGGCGGCCAGGCGGTGGAGAATATCCGTGAAGCATCCCGCCATGCCAAGGAGATCATTGAGAAGATCAACAACGGCACCGGCTCGCTCGGACTATTTGTCAACGATCCCAATGTTTACTTCGACCTCGACAAACTGCTCGTTCTGACCGAACGCCTGACCCAGCAACTCGAATCGGGTACCGGTTCGTTTGCCAAATTCATTACCGATTCGACGCTCTACGTGGAAATGCGCAGCCTGATGAGCAATACGAATGTCCTGCTTGACTCTCTGTCACACGGAGACGGCACGCTGGCGCAGCTGTTGCATGATCCCGAACCGTACAATGACCTCAAGACAATTGTCGCCGACTGGCGCAAGATCACCACACGCATCAACTCCGGCGAAGGCGCGCTCGGTCAGATGCTTTACAACGACACACTCTATTACAACCTCAGTCGCACGCTCGATCGCGCCGAAGCGCTGCTGGAAGACTTCCGGCTCAATCCGGGCCGCTATTTGAAACTCCGCATTTTTTAGTCGCAGCCTAAGTCGCATCTTCGGGAGGTCCAGACGGAGACCCGCCGCACCTGCGATTTCATTCTGAAGCGCCCCGTTCCAATCACGTCAACGTGTTTCACTGAGAGATTAATCCGGTCCCATTTGTCGTCGGTCGCATTCGACCAATGTCCATTTGTTGCGCAACCGGAGCGAATGTTGTTATCATAGTCGATGATCGGTCGATACCTTCAACGCATTGTCTGCCGAATCATGCGGATCGCGCAGAAGCTTCACGACCGGTCGATTTACGCCGGCGACTGAACCCCAACCTTCCTTCGCGGCTACTCATTCAGCAATGCGGGCAACTACGAGCAGTGATGGTATCTCGCAATTCGAGGAGGTCAACAGATGAAAGCACTAATCGGTCTGATCAGCGCGCTATTGGCGGCGATGATCTTGCTGGCGCCGGCAACGGCGACGGCCCAAAATTACGACAAACTGCTCGATGCCTTGACGCGCCTGGAAAACTCGCTCAAGGCGATCAAGGTGCAATTCGCGGCGCAGCCGCGCCAGGTTCCGACCATTGCCGATTCTGAAGGCGAAATCGTCAGCGCCCCGAGCTCGGACTTTTCCGACGAAGCGTTGATCGTCGCGACGCAATTGACTGAAGTGGTCGGGGAGTTGAAGCAGGTGGTTGAGGAAACGAAGAAGGTCGAAGGCGCCCGCCCGAAGAATCCGGCTTCAACCAGCCACGGCAAGATTGCGCTCTATGGCGCCGTGCACGGCTCTTATTATCAGCGCGAAGGTACGGTTCGTAGCTCCAGTTTCGAGATGCGCACCGTGCAACTGGGCGCGATCGGCTCGCTGAATGAGTGGGCGCAGTATCAATTCATCGGCGAGTTTGCCAAGTCGCCGTCCCTGTTAGATGCGAAGATTTCCGTGGCGCCGACCAAGAACTGGAGTTTCGAGGCCGGTCAATACAAGCCGCCGTTCTGTACCGACAATCTGCGTTCGACGACGGCGATGCCGTTTGTGACGCCGTCGCTGGCGAAGGCGCTTGGGCCGAGTCGCGACGCGGGCATTTCGGGCGCATATCAGCGCCCCGTCGCCAAAAATACGACCATGAAAGTGATCGCCGGCGTGTACAATGGCGCCGCAGCGAACACCTCCGATTTGAATCGGGACAAGAACCTGATGTCGCGGGCTGAAGTCAAGTACGGCTCGTCATTGGCTCTGGCCGCGAATATTCTTACCGGCACGACCAATGCTGTTGATTCGCTCAAGCAGAATCTCGACTCGTGGGGTGGTTCGGCAACCTGGACCTGGAAGCGCTCCATTGTTGAGGCGGAATACATCCATTCGCACGTCGGCACTGTCGACAAGGCCGGCTGGTATCTCTGGGGTGGCCAGAGCTTCGTAACCGGCAGTCGGTTTCTACCGGAGGTGCAGGTGCTGGCGCGATTGGAACAGATCGACAACAATCGTGATCTGGCCAACGACCGCCTGAGCCGCCTGGTCCTGGGCACGAATCTGTACATCGACGGCAAATTCACCAAGTTGCAGATCAACTACCATCTGAACGGCGAACAAGCCAATGCCGTCAGCAACAACGAGGCGTTGGTGAACTTGCAGGTGGCCTTCTAAGGGAAGCTAACAATTGCGCCGGGCAGCGGCAGGGCAAGGCTAAGGAGGGTTTTTGCTGATCAGACGTATGAGAAGGAGTGGCGCTATCAGACGGTTGGCTGCGGCCGCGACGGCTCTGGTGATGACCGCAACGGCGCTCGCGGCCGCCGATCGTCCGACCCCCGATCAGGCCGAACAGACGTTGCGCGCGGGCAGCACCCGGTTTACCGCACACGAACTGCAGTTTCCACGACAAGATCGATATATCCGGCAGGCGACGTCATCCGAGCAACATCCGTGGGTGACAATTCTATCCTGCTCCGATTCGCGCCTGCCGGTTGAATTAGTGCTCGACCTCGGGATCGGAGACGCCTTTGTCGTCCGGGTGGCCGGCAATGCCGCGGGGATCGACGAATTAGCATCAGTTGAATACGGAGTCGATCGTCTCGGTACGCCGCTGCTGGTGGTGCTCGGACACACTGACTGCAGCGCAGTAACGGCATGCGTCAAGAAAAGCCCCGCGAGCGGATATTGGCCGCAAGTGGTCGAGCAGTTTGACGGAGCGGTGACGCGTGCTCAGCGCCGGCTCAGTGGCATGCCGCCGGATGAAGAGACTCTGATCAAGTGCGCAATCGAAGAAAACGTCTGGCGTACGATCGAAGCGCTCATTACGCAGAGTCCGGCGATTTACAATCGCGTGCAGGATGGCCGGTTACGCGTTATCGGCGGGATCTACAACGTCGACAGCGGCAAGTTGCATTGGCTGGGCGTGCATCCACGGCAGCAATGTCTGGAACTGGCTGATGCGCCGCCGGCGTCCAAGATGGTGCCGGCCAAGGTGGCTGCCGTCGCCAAGGCGGTCACACCGGCACATCCGGAGGGAATTACCAGCGATCTGGCACAATTGATGCTGCGGGAAGGCAACAAGCGATTCGCAGCCGGTGCGCGCACTTACCCGAATCTTCATGAAACGCGGTTAGAGCAGGTCGCCGGTGGGCAGCATCCGTATGCGACGATTCTGTCCTGTTCCGACTCCCGGGTCCCGGTCGAGTGCATTTTCGATGCGGGGCTGGGCGACTTATTCGTCGTTCGCGTGGCGGGCAACGTCGCCGACGTCAACGAAATTGGGACAATCGAATACGGCGTGGCCCAACTGTCAACACCGCTTCTGGTCGTGATGGGGCACACCGATTGCGACATCGTCAGGGCAGCAGCAAGCGGCGAGAAATTCCACGGCCCGTTGGCGGAGTCGACGGATAACATCGTGGCGGCAGCACCGGGTGAAACGACTCAGTCCGCAGCGGCCAGGGGTAGCGATCAAGCTGCCGTGGCGGTGAAGTCTAACGTCCAACAAGCGATCTCCGATATACTTAAGCAAAGCGCCGAAGTGCGACACTTGGTGAGTACCGGAAGGCTGCAGATCATCGGGGCGGTCTACCATCTGGAAGACGGCTACGTCGAATGGTTGGGTCCGCATCCGCAGCAGAAACAGATTCTTGCGGCCTTCGCCAAGCCGGCACCGCCGAAGCGTGAACGCGAGCACGAACCGTGGCAGTATGGCGATGATCAATCCCATTCGAACTATGACTATGACAATGATTAAGCGATTCCGCGTAGTGGCCACCAGTGTGGCGGTCACGACGAAAATCAACAATACAAGGAGTTAGCGATGAAGTGGAGAGACATCAAGATCGGACAGAAGCTATACATCGGCTTTGGCGTAGTCCTGGTGCTGACGCTAATCGTCGGTTGGATCGGTTACAGTGGCATTTCCAGCTTGGCGAACGGCGTCAACAAGGCTGACGGTGCCATGGA from Candidatus Zixiibacteriota bacterium encodes:
- a CDS encoding methylated-DNA--[protein]-cysteine S-methyltransferase translates to MSATNILYRDLPSPLGTMIAGTTGDGICFLEWQDRGGIERILDRVAKRFRRGTQPGDHQHLDKLEKELARYFEGKLTTFTVPIDVTGTPFERQVWRELQRIPYGKTRTYGEMAERLGRPGAQRAVGRANGANFLSIVIPCHRVIDAAGKLHGYGGGIWRKKYLLELEAGVAPAQLQLQIKADVK
- a CDS encoding methylphosphotriester-DNA--protein-cysteine methyltransferase family protein, with the protein product MNRLKYQQMVDAMMHKDRRFDGTFYVGVHSTGIYCLPSCKAKKPLLKNVSFYSTREEAIAAGLRACKRCRAERFPDTLPPWLHQVLEHMRRHRQVRLDELALIRLSGVDISTIRRYFRQHLQTTPLAFHRRTRLNFARELIEHGHSYLDAAFACGYESASGFREAFAKQFGKPPGAFYVSN
- a CDS encoding DedA family protein, with the translated sequence MEILQTIFDWVVHLDRHLAELIAQYGLWVYLILFTVIFCETGLVVAPFLPGDSLLFATGALAATGALNPHLAFVILASASVLGDNTNYTFGRFIGPRAFSGNHRFLKKQYLEKTQSFYAKYGGRTVIIGRFLPIIRTFAPFVAGVAAMSRAKYVPYTIIGAIFWVGLFLYSGYFFGNLPFVKNNFALVIVVIILISAMPAIVEVLRSWRKKSA
- a CDS encoding ABC transporter permease; translation: MRKIDVRQGGLVEKAAVHCFAIFKLAFDAVGYMFRRPFYPKTIIEQMYQIGVRSLSIVLLTCFFTGMVLALQTGYQIARFGAKVYIGVVVALSLVRELGPVLTALVVAGRVGAGIAAELGSMQVTEQIDAMRAMATNPVKKLVTTRLIALLVMLPILTVFGDLIGIVGGMLISLYSLGLDFSFYKSTTIQALSLQDVFTGMVKPVVFGFIIAIVGCHLGLSTTGGTEGVGKSTTMSVVTSSILIFLFDFLLVKIFFLIFETG
- a CDS encoding ABC transporter ATP-binding protein translates to MIKLKNIHKRFGSLEVLRGVNLAIGEGQTVVILGKSGCGKSVLLKLILRLISADSGTIVIDDQDTTGFSEEAMVPVRKKMGMLFQSAALFDSVNVKENVAYMLREHSAMTEREIDERVEEVLSFVQLSGVQNKMPSDLSGGMKKRVALARALAFRPRYLLYDEPTTGLDPMTAKAINELIRNTQETLDVTSIVVTHDLISAFYVGDRFALIRDGVAAFDGTPAEFKASTDPFIVEYLAAAQEYH
- a CDS encoding MCE family protein, whose product is MTREVKVGLTIILASLFLVIAVFTIGDQEGVWKSKYQLRLKYDDVIGLLPGSPVRLSGLRVGTVKEIYFSETDPGRLEVKLSIDKSVQRFIRSDSRALIGTMGLLGDKTIEISSGSDTARVLNEDEYLLPGRSSSIEAIIAEGGQAVENIREASRHAKEIIEKINNGTGSLGLFVNDPNVYFDLDKLLVLTERLTQQLESGTGSFAKFITDSTLYVEMRSLMSNTNVLLDSLSHGDGTLAQLLHDPEPYNDLKTIVADWRKITTRINSGEGALGQMLYNDTLYYNLSRTLDRAEALLEDFRLNPGRYLKLRIF